One Bremerella sp. JC817 genomic window carries:
- the recQ gene encoding DNA helicase RecQ — translation MDSSSPVTSENLLATMQQYWGYGGFRPLQQEAMQSVLDDRDSVVVMPTGGGKSLCYQVPALCKPGLAVIASPLISLMKDQVDALNACGIKAACINSTVSPAGRRAIAADIRSGETKLLYLAPERLLSDRTLDFLASVDVSFFAIDESHCISEWGHDFRPEYRMMRMLKDRFPGVGIHAYTATATPRVRDDIASQLGLVRPEFLVGSFDRPNLVYRVERRKDRFEQIREVVARHPNESGVVYCIRRADVESIAEQLNESGIKALPYHAGLSDEQRQSHQDDFIQERVDVIVATVAFGMGIDKSNVRYVVHAGMPKSLESYQQESGRAGRDGLEAECVLLYSSGDLVTWKRMLGDLPDTAQQAAFSSLEALDHFCIGTECRHRMLVSYFGQELEEEECEACDVCLGTVDLVEDSLILGQKILSCIIRTGERFGADHNAKVLCGSKDKRILELGHDDLSTYGLLQDQSIRAVRTWIEQLVGQRFLSKTGEFNVLKLTASGRELLRGEVIPKLTKPDGERDERPRKQRRGDDWEGVDRGLFESLRSLRREKAEEAGIPAYIVFGDSALREMARHRPSTLESFRLIKGVGEKKCVDYGADFTQHIQSYCQQEGLEVDAMETEVIAAPRREPPKNQAPALKDAFTLFAKGKTVDEVASIIGRANSTVQGYLEQFVREQKLEDPTAWVTGATARRIEDAVHECGQRALRPIHEHLGGDVSYEEIRIVIACLQNRD, via the coding sequence ATGGATTCTTCTTCGCCGGTAACCAGCGAGAATTTGCTGGCGACGATGCAGCAGTATTGGGGCTATGGCGGCTTCCGTCCGCTTCAGCAAGAGGCGATGCAGTCGGTGCTCGACGATCGCGATTCGGTCGTCGTCATGCCGACCGGTGGCGGTAAATCGCTTTGCTACCAGGTACCCGCCCTCTGCAAACCGGGCCTGGCTGTGATCGCCTCGCCGTTGATCTCGTTGATGAAAGATCAAGTCGACGCCCTCAATGCGTGCGGCATCAAGGCCGCATGCATCAACAGCACCGTCAGTCCCGCAGGGCGAAGGGCGATCGCCGCCGATATTCGCAGTGGCGAGACCAAACTGCTTTACCTCGCTCCGGAACGGTTGCTTTCCGATCGAACGCTCGACTTTCTGGCCAGCGTCGACGTCTCGTTCTTCGCGATCGACGAATCGCACTGTATCAGCGAATGGGGGCACGACTTCCGCCCTGAGTATCGCATGATGCGGATGCTGAAAGATCGCTTCCCAGGCGTTGGCATCCACGCCTATACCGCCACAGCAACTCCGCGCGTTCGTGACGATATCGCTTCCCAGCTTGGCCTGGTCCGGCCGGAGTTTCTGGTCGGCTCGTTCGATCGACCAAACCTGGTCTATCGGGTTGAACGCCGCAAAGACCGCTTCGAGCAGATCCGCGAAGTGGTCGCTCGCCATCCCAACGAGTCGGGCGTGGTCTATTGTATTCGCCGCGCGGATGTTGAATCGATTGCAGAACAACTCAACGAAAGCGGCATTAAGGCGTTGCCATATCATGCTGGGCTAAGCGACGAACAACGACAGTCCCATCAAGACGATTTCATCCAGGAACGCGTTGACGTCATTGTGGCGACGGTGGCGTTTGGGATGGGGATCGATAAGTCGAACGTCCGTTACGTGGTGCATGCCGGCATGCCCAAGAGCCTGGAAAGCTATCAGCAGGAAAGTGGTCGAGCTGGCCGAGATGGCTTGGAAGCGGAATGCGTGCTGCTTTATTCCAGCGGCGACCTCGTGACCTGGAAACGAATGCTCGGCGACTTGCCTGATACCGCGCAACAGGCCGCCTTCAGTTCGCTGGAAGCACTCGATCATTTCTGCATCGGAACTGAATGCCGCCACCGAATGCTGGTGAGCTATTTCGGGCAAGAATTGGAAGAGGAAGAATGCGAGGCATGTGATGTCTGCCTCGGCACCGTCGATCTGGTCGAAGACAGTTTGATACTCGGTCAGAAGATCTTATCGTGCATCATCCGCACCGGCGAACGCTTCGGCGCGGATCATAACGCGAAGGTACTTTGCGGCTCGAAAGACAAGCGGATTTTGGAACTTGGGCACGACGATCTAAGTACCTACGGGCTGCTGCAAGATCAAAGCATCCGCGCGGTGCGTACCTGGATCGAACAACTGGTAGGACAGCGATTCCTCAGCAAAACCGGCGAGTTCAATGTCTTAAAGTTGACCGCCAGCGGACGCGAACTTCTTCGTGGCGAAGTGATCCCGAAGCTAACCAAGCCAGACGGCGAACGAGACGAGCGACCGCGCAAGCAGCGACGTGGCGACGACTGGGAAGGAGTCGATCGCGGCTTGTTCGAGTCGTTGCGAAGCTTGCGACGCGAGAAAGCCGAGGAAGCAGGCATTCCGGCCTACATCGTCTTCGGCGACAGTGCCCTCCGCGAGATGGCTCGCCATCGCCCTTCCACTCTGGAAAGCTTCCGCTTGATCAAAGGGGTGGGCGAAAAGAAGTGCGTTGACTATGGAGCCGACTTCACGCAGCACATCCAAAGCTATTGTCAGCAAGAAGGCCTGGAAGTCGACGCCATGGAGACGGAAGTGATCGCGGCCCCTCGGCGCGAGCCTCCTAAGAATCAGGCCCCGGCCTTAAAAGATGCGTTCACGCTGTTTGCCAAAGGCAAGACAGTCGACGAAGTTGCCTCGATCATTGGCCGAGCGAACTCGACGGTGCAGGGCTACTTAGAACAGTTCGTCCGCGAACAGAAGCTGGAAGATCCGACCGCGTGGGTAACTGGCGCCACGGCACGACGTATCGAAGACGCCGTGCACGAGTGCGGTCAGCGTGCGCTACGCCCCATCCACGAGCATCTGGGTGGGGACGTTTCGTACGAGGAAATTCGGATTGTGATCGCATGTCTGCAAAACCGCGATTGA
- a CDS encoding VWA domain-containing protein — protein MVSTLQAQENQPTAAAALDSIFNVRTAPEAKSMGIFQGSFLDAIRPETPAIQVAFLVDTTESMAHQLAGIREKIPQVIADLKRASGAKVEVAVISFADSGQSNKPLVGISQGFSADDKSVAKMIASLQPQSGRPYFPEAVDLALFKTIQDLKWSDDPKATRWLMLITDAPPYDSSFEEATTQSRRWYETDALVNLANQRGINVHGLLCESRPEELDAFTAVVDKTRNFMGQMTSRTGGLMLDLSFSQIKQKVVDAARRPRADFTFVGAITEEDIHAARQIASEKFGPEKTLRVAVMPHVPWNAMTFYHEDPGVRFATQLRYSLGRLPNIKAISSRQIEQEFLRLKAGPVDPAQWPQALCLRLRADILIVGDLRANRELEDVQSEVYVPNSPKPVASFSASGKDDILIASYLKAISQTQPQDAAIAQLAKAAGSEQGTDLRDFWPGILGQLSPKQQAELVSAMDMIEKSVDISVDPQLRVKNLDMATDLLTPMANDPKANGFTFALLASANYNLAKTQEEEGDVDAARIQMQKAIAYLSKAYDARRSLNDRLLQAEIEADYALLVRKDFLAAVRRYQEIAEFSEASKLKMSLRSHWMLAGLQCGDWGASAATDFQPDPAQAREHLIHILAFWPESEEAQVIRKYMRWDAQDGKTGTPYFPKEGELLLTSN, from the coding sequence GTGGTTTCCACCCTTCAGGCTCAAGAGAATCAGCCGACTGCCGCCGCCGCACTCGATTCGATATTCAACGTTCGCACCGCTCCTGAAGCAAAGAGCATGGGCATCTTCCAGGGAAGCTTTCTCGACGCGATCCGGCCAGAGACGCCTGCGATTCAGGTTGCCTTTCTGGTCGATACCACCGAGAGCATGGCACATCAGCTTGCTGGGATTCGCGAGAAAATCCCCCAGGTCATCGCCGACTTGAAGCGAGCCAGCGGCGCGAAAGTGGAAGTCGCTGTGATCTCGTTCGCCGATAGTGGTCAAAGCAATAAACCGTTGGTGGGGATCTCGCAGGGATTCTCGGCCGACGACAAGAGCGTTGCGAAGATGATCGCATCGCTGCAGCCTCAATCTGGGCGTCCTTACTTTCCAGAGGCGGTCGATCTGGCATTGTTCAAGACGATTCAAGACTTGAAATGGTCGGATGATCCGAAGGCGACCCGTTGGCTGATGTTGATCACCGATGCGCCCCCGTACGATTCTTCGTTTGAAGAAGCGACCACGCAGTCGCGCCGCTGGTACGAAACTGACGCGTTGGTGAATCTGGCCAATCAGCGAGGGATTAACGTGCATGGGCTGCTTTGCGAAAGCCGCCCGGAAGAACTCGATGCGTTTACGGCAGTCGTCGACAAAACCCGAAACTTTATGGGCCAGATGACTTCGCGGACTGGCGGCTTAATGCTGGACCTGTCGTTCTCGCAGATTAAACAGAAGGTAGTCGATGCCGCGCGACGTCCGCGGGCCGACTTCACCTTCGTGGGGGCGATCACTGAAGAAGATATCCATGCCGCCAGGCAGATCGCCAGCGAGAAGTTCGGCCCTGAGAAAACGCTTCGCGTCGCGGTGATGCCGCACGTGCCGTGGAACGCGATGACCTTCTATCACGAAGACCCAGGCGTCCGATTCGCCACGCAGCTTCGCTATTCGCTGGGACGCTTGCCGAACATCAAAGCGATTTCCAGTCGTCAGATCGAGCAAGAGTTCCTGCGGCTTAAGGCAGGGCCAGTCGATCCTGCTCAGTGGCCGCAAGCACTCTGCCTTCGCCTGCGAGCCGACATTTTGATTGTTGGTGACCTGCGGGCGAATCGCGAGTTGGAAGACGTTCAGTCGGAAGTCTATGTGCCAAATTCGCCGAAGCCGGTTGCGTCGTTTTCGGCGAGTGGTAAAGACGACATCTTGATCGCTTCGTACCTGAAAGCGATCTCGCAAACGCAACCGCAAGACGCCGCGATTGCTCAGTTGGCGAAGGCTGCAGGAAGTGAGCAGGGGACCGACCTGCGGGATTTCTGGCCTGGGATTCTGGGCCAACTGTCACCCAAGCAACAAGCGGAATTGGTCTCCGCAATGGATATGATCGAGAAGTCGGTCGACATCTCGGTCGATCCGCAATTGCGGGTGAAGAACCTCGATATGGCGACCGACCTGTTGACGCCGATGGCCAACGATCCGAAAGCGAATGGCTTCACCTTTGCCTTGCTGGCCAGCGCCAACTACAACCTGGCCAAGACTCAGGAAGAAGAAGGGGACGTCGACGCGGCGCGGATCCAAATGCAGAAAGCGATCGCCTATTTGAGCAAGGCCTACGACGCGCGGCGAAGTTTGAACGATCGCCTGTTACAGGCAGAAATCGAAGCGGACTACGCTCTGTTGGTGCGAAAGGACTTTCTGGCTGCAGTGCGGCGTTATCAAGAGATCGCCGAGTTCAGCGAGGCGTCGAAGCTGAAGATGTCGCTCCGGTCGCACTGGATGCTGGCAGGGCTGCAGTGTGGTGATTGGGGAGCCAGTGCCGCGACCGATTTTCAGCCAGATCCGGCACAGGCCCGCGAGCATTTGATTCACATCCTTGCGTTCTGGCCCGAATCGGAAGAGGCGCAGGTCATTCGCAAATACATGCGATGGGATGCGCAAGACGGCAAGACCGGAACGCCTTACTTCCCCAAAGAAGGGGAACTGCTGCTGACATCCAACTAG
- a CDS encoding protein kinase family protein: MFNQGDKPIAGYRLERFLGRGQFGEVWATEGPGGSLVALKFIALQQKTGIRELKSIQAVKRIKHANLCSVNAMWLVGHDGTVLDDYEIDLLIRNQSREAPNQTLVIQQTQVLHNPQYLVVSMTLAEGSLDERRESYGTGGIPREELMDYMLQAARGIDYLNSPVHQVAGEVVGIQHRDIKPANLLYAGDSVLVGDFGVASAFGEYDTEATSVVGSLCYMAPESIKKTPSHNSDQYALAITYYQLRTAALPFEPTVSFAELVEIHVRGKLQFPLVTDVERAALARATSTDPKQRFRSCVEFVRALDENTQQTAAANPAAAGLPLGAIIGSAITTVVLIVLLVWSAFGRGAAEGTTTPPAGTSPEPHTLVFAPEQTEYEITIVPLKPREHLQTKGKGAATLDLLPTDKLHIVASSKNPLYQSYDQEISFDDLVRDDWKLQLKPLPADEMLKQITKLAANDQWNEAAQLFAKAVAIHPDIQSDLSPESVELRGTPAAIGQSHAHQRLATAISGDASSSLGILPLNQPVEAAQEVAITGIPYQIHLPSKAPCAVLMQDSVASVVSLGPFDEPYEINLGTDQPTDIAYRQITSSALSPQAEAIVVGHDANKVSLLTIGNGDRPVQKSAEASFPSRVDAVAFDPAGKYCFAISQEGEGRRWPLTDFSDASANAFHVDGLDEEVLAIHPVSEYRFFAFTETRLLSITLQDDGKTAVEPVTDMRATLMVSRLTNDHKHLVFSTQSEAQPLSIVPADKQEAASAKPPVIRGMIEDFDISADSRWLIYVDSDGAIFGIDLHAQSHEPKMLLASQGERIKYIRLSSSGMDVVTLSEDGTTTWWNLAQLILTAGMIDGESTSN, translated from the coding sequence ATGTTCAATCAGGGAGATAAGCCGATCGCCGGATATCGGCTGGAGCGATTTCTCGGCCGTGGTCAATTCGGCGAAGTCTGGGCAACCGAGGGCCCCGGCGGATCGCTTGTCGCCTTGAAGTTCATTGCCCTTCAGCAGAAGACTGGCATCCGCGAGTTAAAATCGATCCAGGCCGTAAAACGCATCAAACATGCAAACTTGTGCAGCGTAAATGCAATGTGGTTGGTCGGGCACGATGGCACTGTGCTGGATGACTACGAAATTGATCTGCTAATCCGCAATCAATCACGAGAAGCTCCCAATCAGACACTGGTGATCCAGCAGACCCAGGTTCTGCACAATCCGCAGTATCTGGTCGTCAGTATGACCTTGGCCGAAGGAAGTCTGGACGAACGCCGGGAAAGCTACGGAACCGGAGGTATTCCGCGCGAAGAATTGATGGATTACATGCTTCAAGCCGCGCGTGGCATCGACTATTTGAACTCGCCGGTCCATCAAGTTGCGGGCGAAGTGGTCGGCATCCAACACCGCGATATCAAGCCTGCCAACTTGCTTTACGCTGGCGACTCGGTCCTGGTGGGCGACTTTGGCGTCGCCTCGGCATTTGGTGAATACGACACCGAAGCCACCAGCGTCGTCGGGAGCCTTTGCTATATGGCTCCGGAGTCGATCAAGAAGACTCCTTCGCATAACTCCGACCAATATGCGCTGGCAATTACCTATTACCAACTACGAACGGCTGCCCTGCCCTTCGAGCCGACCGTTTCGTTTGCCGAACTGGTCGAAATCCATGTCCGCGGCAAGCTGCAATTTCCCCTGGTGACCGACGTCGAAAGAGCTGCCCTCGCCCGGGCAACCTCAACCGACCCCAAACAACGTTTCCGGAGCTGTGTCGAGTTCGTCCGGGCCCTTGATGAAAATACTCAACAAACAGCGGCCGCCAACCCAGCCGCCGCCGGACTGCCGCTGGGTGCGATCATCGGAAGTGCGATCACAACCGTCGTGCTGATCGTCCTGCTCGTCTGGTCTGCCTTTGGAAGAGGCGCAGCCGAAGGGACCACGACACCTCCAGCCGGAACTTCGCCAGAACCGCATACCCTGGTCTTCGCACCTGAACAAACGGAATATGAAATCACCATCGTTCCACTAAAGCCAAGGGAACACTTGCAGACCAAAGGAAAGGGGGCGGCGACCCTCGATTTGTTGCCGACCGACAAGCTGCATATCGTTGCCAGCAGCAAAAACCCGCTCTATCAGTCGTACGATCAAGAGATCAGCTTCGACGATCTGGTACGTGACGACTGGAAGCTGCAGCTTAAGCCGCTTCCCGCTGATGAGATGCTGAAACAGATCACAAAGCTGGCGGCCAACGATCAGTGGAACGAAGCCGCCCAGTTGTTTGCGAAAGCGGTCGCCATCCATCCCGATATTCAGTCCGACCTCTCTCCTGAATCGGTCGAACTGCGGGGAACGCCGGCCGCCATTGGCCAATCGCACGCCCACCAACGTCTGGCGACCGCGATCAGTGGTGATGCTTCGAGTTCGCTCGGAATCCTACCGCTCAACCAGCCCGTCGAAGCGGCCCAGGAAGTCGCGATCACTGGGATTCCGTACCAGATCCATCTTCCGTCGAAAGCCCCATGCGCCGTGCTGATGCAAGATAGTGTCGCTTCGGTCGTCTCGCTTGGCCCCTTCGACGAACCGTACGAAATCAACCTCGGAACCGACCAGCCGACCGACATCGCCTATCGCCAGATCACGTCGTCGGCGCTGTCTCCTCAGGCCGAAGCGATCGTCGTTGGGCACGATGCCAACAAGGTTTCGCTGCTGACGATTGGCAACGGAGATCGCCCCGTGCAGAAGTCGGCTGAAGCTTCTTTCCCGTCGCGCGTCGACGCCGTCGCGTTCGATCCTGCGGGCAAGTACTGCTTCGCTATTAGCCAAGAAGGGGAAGGACGCCGTTGGCCGTTGACAGACTTTAGCGACGCGTCGGCCAACGCATTCCATGTCGATGGACTCGACGAAGAAGTCTTAGCAATCCATCCGGTTTCGGAATATCGCTTCTTTGCGTTTACCGAAACACGTCTGCTCTCGATTACACTGCAAGACGACGGAAAGACTGCGGTCGAGCCCGTCACCGACATGCGTGCCACTTTGATGGTGAGCCGCCTGACGAACGACCACAAGCATCTGGTATTCTCGACGCAAAGCGAGGCCCAGCCCCTTTCGATCGTGCCGGCCGATAAGCAGGAAGCGGCCAGTGCCAAACCGCCGGTAATTCGGGGGATGATCGAAGACTTCGATATCTCGGCCGATAGCCGCTGGCTGATCTACGTCGATTCCGACGGAGCGATCTTTGGAATCGACCTCCATGCGCAATCACACGAGCCGAAAATGCTCCTCGCTTCGCAAGGGGAGCGTATCAAATACATTCGCCTCTCGTCGAGCGGAATGGATGTGGTAACGCTCTCGGAAGATGGCACGACCACCTGGTGGAACCTTGCCCAGTTAATCCTGACCGCCGGAATGATCGACGGCGAGTCGACGTCCAACTAG
- a CDS encoding caspase family protein, with the protein MLRLLQANLIALLVVIATNPLAVAQEILPAESILPGQADRPKFPPEMLPAESVVPGLPVKSNSPQPMPKEDPSPSDANALPGEDQLPNVKTVQQVILPEDPPWLRLNLDGPTAPVQSVAFSQDGQHLLAGGNDKMLHSWLAAPAMAGQAPRWIYENPIRWQVQRATRGDIHALAALDGKLAFAGIGASALTGEIVLADQGRMAFERTLFDVQKGPRSQILDLAATSTGLFSLDSEGNVQYWSADPMTGKWSFRPGTSPKPAVPFDAAQLRSWRLRGSRVASTDDRTLFFPVLVRDDRGIPFWRIARWKSDGQNAALLPQLTHEFPGGIGAMACSRDGQRIVAADISDSGTLLLVDLSEPQSTLAIPAAANVRDVAMSADGTKVAAVVARSSQGPFELRIWSWPVGQKPAPVATLPLSTIATGCAMRRDGRLLAVTQESSLVVYDLNDLNSPLRLTTPIVTPTKVAFTLAADYQLLIDQSSTGNAPANSAILFDTARRGYSTVDQRPAVVPSNPWQGKWSLAQRAVDRGTRLVYDLTQDGKPYATIPETILNGSRVVSVCWLAMGEDRDAPTHIAVGTVGRNHAYLLDIRNPEKITVVREYRGHASAIRAIGVSADQKYLTTGSDDGLVNIWKLTEEQPSTALQNQWGANFQQIGEQLVVAEIIPDGPLYYHGVRNGDVVQSVAIREDANPDAPLDDQAASEKLIADVAALQKVLRETRGDTMLRFQIVRNGAQQKPFYLHPAWQPLASLVATNDREWAYWTPYGYYDASFNGHKMFGWQINRGIDQAPDFFLAAELKQQLEKPRVMEKLLKAGSLSEAMRVAKAEVPFNLHNRLEALASLRPQITIDSPTAESDLAGGEVIVEATIEVPAGSQLLTPKVFANGVPAVGTLDHEVGPGPAQAKQHKLRWRVALPPDPRVRLEVIAATADGITANQSLTVAQSTPDRVIPPRIFVIAAGVSQYADQQIPQLDFAAQNAKAFTSAIQQHAQQSNVEAIVLTDSNVTQPLWNVAADTIWQQLAESARPQDVVLFFLSGHGIRDVESQRYFFLTSDSQFNDVAGRRYERCLSSEDFQRYFAGIPCRKVAILDTCHSGAIQPLRQDDLKVMLRALEEDVVFTITASEGNEEAFESRDRQLGRFTARLVEAISGGADQSQYAGNGDGQISLSEVAAYVQATVPQDAAAAGQSQHPTIFPRDLFPLIDVTLSRSETK; encoded by the coding sequence ATGTTACGACTCCTCCAAGCAAATCTGATCGCCTTGCTGGTGGTTATCGCTACGAACCCCCTGGCGGTTGCTCAAGAAATCTTGCCGGCGGAAAGTATTTTGCCCGGGCAAGCCGATCGGCCGAAGTTTCCGCCCGAGATGCTTCCCGCCGAGTCGGTCGTACCCGGCCTTCCGGTGAAGTCGAACTCGCCACAGCCGATGCCGAAGGAAGACCCCTCCCCGAGCGATGCGAATGCGCTGCCGGGCGAAGACCAGCTTCCCAACGTGAAAACGGTGCAACAGGTAATCTTGCCGGAAGATCCTCCGTGGCTGCGACTGAACCTGGATGGCCCCACCGCGCCGGTCCAATCGGTGGCGTTCTCGCAGGATGGGCAACATTTGCTGGCAGGCGGTAACGATAAAATGCTGCATAGCTGGCTCGCCGCGCCGGCCATGGCAGGTCAGGCCCCACGCTGGATTTACGAGAATCCGATTCGCTGGCAAGTGCAAAGGGCGACACGTGGCGACATTCATGCGCTCGCCGCACTCGATGGTAAGCTCGCCTTCGCGGGAATCGGCGCTTCGGCACTGACCGGCGAGATCGTGCTTGCCGATCAAGGACGCATGGCGTTCGAGCGGACCTTGTTCGACGTTCAGAAAGGCCCTCGCTCGCAGATCCTCGACCTGGCAGCCACATCGACCGGGCTCTTTTCGCTCGACTCGGAAGGAAACGTGCAGTACTGGTCCGCTGATCCGATGACCGGCAAATGGTCGTTCCGCCCTGGGACCTCGCCCAAACCGGCCGTGCCGTTCGACGCCGCTCAGCTTCGTTCGTGGCGACTTCGCGGTAGCCGTGTCGCCTCGACCGATGATCGAACGCTTTTCTTCCCCGTCCTGGTTCGCGATGACCGCGGCATCCCCTTCTGGCGAATCGCTCGGTGGAAATCAGATGGCCAGAACGCCGCTCTTTTACCGCAACTAACGCACGAGTTCCCAGGCGGAATCGGAGCGATGGCGTGCAGCCGAGACGGCCAACGGATTGTCGCGGCCGATATCAGCGACTCCGGCACGCTTCTGCTGGTCGACCTCAGCGAACCCCAAAGTACGCTGGCCATTCCCGCTGCTGCGAATGTGCGCGATGTTGCCATGTCGGCCGATGGCACGAAGGTCGCAGCGGTCGTCGCGCGTTCATCCCAGGGACCATTCGAGCTGCGGATTTGGTCGTGGCCCGTCGGACAGAAGCCTGCGCCGGTCGCGACGCTTCCTTTATCGACGATTGCCACCGGCTGTGCCATGCGAAGAGATGGCCGCTTGCTGGCAGTCACGCAGGAATCGAGTCTTGTTGTCTATGACTTGAACGACTTGAACAGCCCCCTTCGATTAACGACACCAATTGTGACACCGACGAAAGTCGCGTTCACCCTCGCTGCCGACTATCAATTGCTGATCGATCAGAGCTCCACAGGAAACGCACCGGCCAATTCGGCCATTCTGTTCGATACCGCCAGGCGGGGTTATTCCACTGTTGATCAGCGACCGGCGGTGGTCCCCTCGAATCCCTGGCAAGGGAAATGGTCACTTGCCCAAAGAGCGGTCGACCGAGGTACCCGTCTCGTCTACGACCTCACCCAAGATGGCAAGCCGTACGCCACCATTCCCGAAACCATCTTGAACGGCTCGCGCGTCGTTTCGGTCTGCTGGCTGGCGATGGGAGAAGACCGCGACGCTCCGACGCACATCGCCGTCGGGACAGTCGGCCGCAACCATGCCTATCTGCTCGACATTCGCAATCCCGAGAAAATCACGGTCGTGCGTGAGTATCGCGGACACGCGTCGGCGATTCGTGCCATTGGCGTTTCTGCCGATCAGAAGTACCTGACAACCGGCAGCGACGACGGGCTGGTCAACATCTGGAAGCTAACTGAAGAGCAGCCATCGACGGCGCTGCAAAACCAATGGGGTGCCAATTTCCAGCAGATCGGCGAGCAGTTGGTGGTAGCCGAAATCATTCCGGATGGTCCGCTTTACTATCACGGGGTCCGCAATGGCGATGTCGTTCAATCGGTCGCCATCCGTGAGGACGCCAATCCCGACGCACCGCTGGACGATCAAGCCGCCAGTGAGAAGTTGATCGCTGACGTTGCCGCGCTGCAGAAAGTCCTCCGTGAAACGCGTGGCGACACGATGCTTCGTTTCCAGATCGTTCGCAACGGTGCCCAACAAAAACCGTTCTACCTTCACCCGGCCTGGCAGCCGCTTGCTTCGCTGGTAGCCACCAACGATCGCGAGTGGGCCTACTGGACGCCTTATGGTTATTACGATGCCTCGTTCAATGGGCACAAGATGTTCGGCTGGCAGATCAACCGTGGCATCGATCAGGCCCCCGACTTCTTCCTGGCTGCGGAACTAAAGCAACAACTCGAAAAGCCGCGTGTGATGGAAAAGCTGTTGAAAGCAGGCAGCCTGAGCGAAGCGATGCGCGTCGCGAAGGCGGAGGTTCCTTTCAATTTACACAATCGTCTAGAGGCCCTGGCTTCGCTGCGACCTCAGATCACGATCGATTCCCCCACGGCAGAGAGTGACCTCGCAGGCGGCGAAGTGATCGTCGAAGCCACGATCGAGGTGCCAGCCGGTTCGCAACTGCTGACGCCGAAAGTCTTCGCCAACGGAGTTCCGGCCGTGGGAACGTTGGATCATGAAGTCGGGCCCGGACCAGCGCAGGCGAAACAACATAAGCTGCGCTGGCGTGTCGCGTTGCCGCCAGACCCGCGCGTTCGCCTGGAAGTCATCGCCGCCACCGCCGATGGAATCACCGCGAATCAGTCGCTGACGGTAGCTCAGTCGACACCTGACCGAGTCATTCCGCCTCGGATCTTCGTGATCGCGGCCGGCGTGAGCCAATATGCGGACCAGCAGATTCCACAGCTCGACTTCGCGGCCCAGAACGCCAAAGCGTTTACCTCCGCTATCCAGCAGCACGCGCAACAGTCGAATGTCGAAGCAATCGTGTTAACCGACTCCAACGTAACGCAGCCGCTCTGGAACGTTGCCGCCGATACCATCTGGCAGCAACTTGCCGAGTCGGCTCGGCCGCAAGACGTGGTGCTGTTCTTTCTGTCGGGGCATGGCATCCGCGACGTTGAATCTCAGCGGTACTTCTTCCTGACGAGCGATAGCCAGTTTAACGATGTCGCTGGAAGGCGGTACGAGCGTTGCCTTTCATCAGAAGACTTCCAGCGGTACTTCGCCGGAATCCCATGCCGCAAGGTCGCGATCCTCGATACCTGCCACAGTGGTGCGATCCAGCCTCTGCGGCAAGACGATTTGAAGGTGATGCTGCGAGCCCTGGAAGAAGACGTTGTCTTCACGATCACCGCCAGCGAAGGGAATGAAGAAGCCTTTGAATCGCGCGATCGGCAATTGGGGCGGTTCACGGCCCGGCTTGTCGAAGCGATCTCCGGCGGCGCCGATCAATCGCAATATGCGGGCAATGGCGACGGCCAGATCAGCCTTAGCGAAGTGGCCGCGTACGTTCAGGCAACTGTCCCTCAGGATGCGGCCGCTGCCGGGCAATCGCAGCACCCGACCATCTTTCCCCGCGACCTGTTTCCACTGATCGACGTCACCCTTTCCCGCAGCGAGACAAAATAG